From the genome of Arvicola amphibius chromosome 9, mArvAmp1.2, whole genome shotgun sequence:
TGACTATACGGTGGAGATCACCCAGCAGCCAGGACTGGAGGCAGCTGTGGATACCATGTCTTTGAGACTGCTCACACACCAGCGAGCCCATACACGCTTTCAGACCTATGCTGCCCCTTCCATGGTCCAGCCTTGAGTGGAGAGCACTGAGGCGCAGGGGTGGAAGGTAGTGTATATATCTGGAAATCTTGTGCTCCTAGTGTACCATGAGGCCATTTACTCCAGTGCTGCCTCCAGGTTGGCCTAGCTTATTAAGTGATATTGCTACCCCCTCCCTGTTCACTCAACAAGCCATTTGAATGGACTGCAGATAGAGAGCACCCACACACTGACTGagtacattcatttatttaccgACAGGGCCTAGGTAGGATGTTCAGGGCAGGATGCTTTGGAAGGCAGCTATGTGCCGACGTACACTGTCTACAATCTGCTCTGCTGACCTGCTTCGACCGTAGTAGTCCGTGAAAAGACCATCTGGGTTGAGCAAGTAGATAGCAATGGAGTGGTCCACAATATAGTCCTGGTCTTCATCCTTGGGACCAGCACTGTAGTATACACGGTAGTTGCGACTAGCTTGGGCCACTTGTTCTTTCGAACCAGTCAGACCCAGCAGTCTTGGGTGGAAGTCCTTCACATACCGGGCCATGGCTGCCACATCATCCCGTTCTGGGTCCACAGTGATGAAGACAGGCTGCACCAGGGGCAGGTCAGgctctgcctccagcttctgtACCACCTGGACCAGTTTTTCCAATTCATCAGGGCAGATATCAGGGCAATGAGTGAAGCCAAAGTACATCAGTACCCACTGGCCTCGAAAGTCAGCTTTACATCGCGGCTGGCCTTTGTGGTCCAGTAGGCTGAAGTCACCCTGGCCCACAGCAGCCTGGCGCAGGGCCTCTGTCCGTTGCTGTTGGCGCCTCTGTTCCTTCTCAGCTCTTGCTGCCAGCcaggcccagcccagcccagctccaAACACAGCAGTGATCAGCAGCCTGGTTCTTAGCCCAGGGCCTTTGGGCTGGCCCTGCCCTGACCAGTGTCGGGACTTTACATACAGAGTTTCACCTCCTGGGATCCGGAGAAGGACTCGAGGTTTGAACTGAGAGAGCCTGGGCCAGGCTTTGGGCCCTAGAGCCTGCAGCACCATGGACCTGAAGCTCCTGAAAGAGAACAGAGATGCCAGCAGTTGGGAAAGAAAAGATGCCTGGGCCCCCACTGCTGGAGAAACTTGTCACCCCCATATCGACGCAGGTTAGCTGCCTGTCTGGGCTCATCTGAACTGCTCCACCTCATTACCGCAATCTGTCCATAACCTGCCCCTCAACCATCATGCTTCCTTCTGGATACCTAGAAGCATTCAGAACATGCTTTGCCTGGGCACCAGAACACATGTCTATTtacaataaatttttttaaaggaaggatgTCGTTGATAACTCTGGTTTACTACTTTAAAGGGGTGATCTGGGGCTCAGTAGAAATCCAGTGCCACTAGTGTCACACAGAATAGCCCATACGTGCTCAGGGCACCTTTGGCCCGTCTGTCCCTGAGGTCTCTGGCATCACCCGGACAAGATGGGATTGCTAAACATTCACAACATACACCCTTTTCTGGGCTGCACCACTCGGACCTCACACCAGGTCTTTACCTCACCCTCAAAGGACTGGACGAGGCAATGGGAGCACCCTCAGACAAACCACAGAGGTCATTTGTTTCATCTTGTCCCACCCAGTTCCGCCATGGTGGGTGGGGGGCTTGCTCAACTGTGGGACCCACCCACCTGCCTGCGGTGGGGTCGGATTTAGGGATGAACGACGGTCGGGGGGAGGATTAGCTCAGCGAAAGGTGAAGGGGCCTTGAAGGGTGCGCGGTCAGACAGCACGAGCGCCCCCTGCAGAGCGCGGCGCTGCTGGTCGCTGAGCGCTGGGCCGTCCAGGTGTACGCGGAGCCAGGGTGTACCTGCGCGAGCGACGGAAACGGTTACCTATGCGCCACAGGGCGACCGGGAGTGGAGGACTGCTTACGGGTCCCGAACGGCGCTCACCGCGGTAGAGCCACTGACCCACGTCGACCAGCAGCTCGGCACCCACTCCCGGCCTGATCGGCTGTCCCGCTCGGCTGCGTCCGGCCCCGAGCTCGTGCAGCACACGGGCCAGCGGCAACGCCAAGACGTTCTCCACGGTGCCtggggcgtgggggggggggggagaggcggTTGCGGAGAAGCTAAGGAGCTGCAAGCGGACGCACGAGGACTGGACCAGGAAGGGAAAGACGCGGAGAGGAAGTGGGTGGGGCCTGGCGCCGGGGATATCCGGTCTCACCGTCTGCAGGGGCGAGCAGCTCCTCTTGCTCTCTCGCGTGGGGCAGCAGCTGGCGGCGTTGCGCGGGGCTCCCGGAGCACAGTGCTCTGGCTAGGCCTGGCTCCACGCCCTGCGCCGAAAGCATCAGCTGGAAGCGACGCAGCGCAGAGCCGTCATCCAACGCCGCGGCCACTCGGGCAACGCCCTGGTCTTGGGTTTCCGCCAGTCCGCTAAGCCAAAGGATGGCGCCCCCTGCTGGCGGGAGGGACGGAGCTCAGGAACCGCAGGGGTTGAGAGTGCCTGGCACATAGATAGGTGGTCTTAACCCCAGCCCTCTCACCTAGCCTAATGACCAGGTCCCGTAGGTCCGGCGGCCCCGCACCGTCCAGGCAAAGCAACGCTTCTTCCACTTCCAGGGTATGGCCCACGCTGCGGCCCAGAGGGCTATCCATGGCCGTGAGGGCTGCGGCGACCCGCAGCCCCAGGCCCACTCCCGCCCTAACCTGGGGAGGCACTACTCAGTGTCCTGTTGGCATTACCTACTGCACCTGGGTTGGGATGTCAGGAAAGACTTGGGGTGCAGATCAGAAACCAACACTTCCAGAGCCtcactgccaggtggtggtggggtgatCTTGTTCACCTTAGTGGAGGGGTTCTGTGGAGGACTGCCCCAGTCCCAAGCTCAGGACAGCCTTGAATAGATACGGTAGGAGGGCTGGAAAGGGGGATTGCCAGTTGGTTCTACTGGGATTGTTGAGTGGACAGAGGCAGGGATACGACCGAAGGTGAGGTTCACATTTCTTCATAGAAAGGGCACAGAGGCCGGGCaatggtagcgcacgcctttaatcccagccccctggaggcataggcaggcggatttctgtgagtttgaggctagcctggtctacagagcaagtccaggacagccagggctacatagagaaaccctgtctcgaaaaacaaaaaaagaaaggccatAGAGGCCCAGCATGGGCTCACCAATGTGTTTGCCAGCTCTCGGGCCTGCTCCTGGTCTGGGAAGACTGCAGCCCCCCCAAACTTAACATCCACCACCAGAGTGGACAGTCCTTCCACGACCTTCTTACTGAGGATTGAGGCTGTGGAGAACAGAAACATCATCCCAGGGTATGATACCTGGGGACGGAAGGTATTGCCTCTGTGATAAAGATGGCAGTGCCTAGTGGATTGTATGTCAGTCAGGTCACCTGTAATGAGTGGTACACTGTCCACAGTAGCTGTCACATCTCGTGCAGCGTACAGGATTCCATCAGCAGGGACCAGCTTCTCACTCTGGCCAACAATGCAGCAgcccacttcctccagtaagcGCAGTATCTGTTCAGACACCTGCAGTGACCTTGGAGGAAGGgccctctcactggccctggCCACGGACCCAGCGAAAGTTCAAAACGTGGCCTAAGTGCCAATAATCTGAGTCTGATGACTGACCTGATTTACTTATGACATATTAATGATTACCAGCCCATCGGTGTTTTCTACCTACTCCCAAGTATAATCCCGATCAAAGTTCTCTTAACGACTCCGGCCAATCTACAATTGATGACCTTTAGAATGGTCAACACTCTCACTGGTGACCCGTATAAATAACCTATCCGTTGGTTGTCCCGTGATTCTGGCCAGTGATTCTCCCTCAACCCAGATCAGTGATCGATTAGTGGCCCACCTGTACCTGCTCTGGGCTCTGCGTGACAGTGAACCCAGGAATAGACTCCAGCTTATCCAGTGTGCCCCCTGTGTGCCCCAGACCACGTCCGCTGATCATTGGCACCTGATGGATAGGATTACTGTCTGCCCCGGCACCACTCCCCTTATCCCCATTTTCTCGCTCCCTTAGTGAGAGCTTCAGCTGAAATTACTTTAAGCAGttgtaatattttcaaatattttaaacaattcatGTGGGTGCCCAATTgctggaaaggaaaataaatcgtACTTGGCGGGGAACAATTTGTCAGTAGGGCAGGAACTGGCACTCATATATGTCTGGGACCTAAGTCCACGGGACAAGAGAAAGACCCAGCTTTTTCTCTGAGGGTGCTGTTAGGTACTGAGGCAGCTGTATTCCATGGTGGAATTGTATTCCATGGTCTGTATTGGGGGAACAGGACAACCCTGGATTTTGTCTTTGAGAACTTTGAGCCTGGCTTGAGGGTGGGAGGTGCCTGTGAGTGGGTCAGAGATTCGTGGAGATAGCAGTTACTAACCTTGCAGCCACACGCAGCCAGGGCAGGTGCcagaaccaggctgaccttgtcaCCCACACCTCCCGTGGAGTGTTTATCCACAAGCTGCTGGTGCCAGGCCTTGGGCCACTCCAGCTGCTGCCCGGAGTCTGCCAGGGCCTGCGTCAGCACGGATGTCTCCTCTGGGTCCATGCCTTGCAGCCGAATGGCCATCAGCATAGCCCCTGTGTGTGGACATATGAGTGGGGTGTTCACAGCGCATGGGTTTTCTGGGGCCTGGGATGGTGATGAGGTACTGTGGATCCTTGAGGTGCTAGTGGGGAAGTTAGGGGTAAAGGTCCAATTGGGGCTTGCCACACACCAACTTGTGTGTCCTGTGCGCTTCCATCCATCACTGCTTGCACGAAATCCCTGATATCTGCCTCACTCAGATGCCCTCCATCTCGTTTGAGGCGGATCAGCTCAGGCAGCTTCTTgggttcccttccctctccccctgaGACAGCACCAGCTGCCTCTGGAGTTGAGGGAGATGGTGTCCCTGGAGCTGCCATTGCTTCAGCCTGCAGAGGATATTGAGAAACCGCTGGAACCCGCCTCCCCGGCCATATCCCTGAAGCAATCATGGTCCCTTGTCCCAACCTTGTTCCTAAATGTGTTTCTGGTGCCCATCACGGACCCATGTCTTCCTCAGCACCCAGCACCTTTCACCCCCAAGTCTGCCTACCTTTTCTCAATCTCACAACTTGACCCCAGTCCAGTACCTAGTCAGCTTAGGGGCCTTTACCAGTGTTCTGGCTCTGTTCCGGTTCCGACCTGGGATGCCTCAGCCCGTCGTGGAGTTAGGTGCAGAACAAAGCCACAGAAAGAGGTAGTCCAGGGA
Proteins encoded in this window:
- the LOC119822264 gene encoding thymidine phosphorylase gives rise to the protein MAAPGTPSPSTPEAAGAVSGGEGREPKKLPELIRLKRDGGHLSEADIRDFVQAVMDGSAQDTQVGAMLMAIRLQGMDPEETSVLTQALADSGQQLEWPKAWHQQLVDKHSTGGVGDKVSLVLAPALAACGCKVPMISGRGLGHTGGTLDKLESIPGFTVTQSPEQILRLLEEVGCCIVGQSEKLVPADGILYAARDVTATVDSVPLITASILSKKVVEGLSTLVVDVKFGGAAVFPDQEQARELANTLVRAGVGLGLRVAAALTAMDSPLGRSVGHTLEVEEALLCLDGAGPPDLRDLVIRLGGAILWLSGLAETQDQGVARVAAALDDGSALRRFQLMLSAQGVEPGLARALCSGSPAQRRQLLPHAREQEELLAPADGTVENVLALPLARVLHELGAGRSRAGQPIRPGVGAELLVDVGQWLYRGTPWLRVHLDGPALSDQQRRALQGALVLSDRAPFKAPSPFAELILPPTVVHP
- the LOC119822267 gene encoding protein SCO2 homolog, mitochondrial, with product MVLQALGPKAWPRLSQFKPRVLLRIPGGETLYVKSRHWSGQGQPKGPGLRTRLLITAVFGAGLGWAWLAARAEKEQRRQQQRTEALRQAAVGQGDFSLLDHKGQPRCKADFRGQWVLMYFGFTHCPDICPDELEKLVQVVQKLEAEPDLPLVQPVFITVDPERDDVAAMARYVKDFHPRLLGLTGSKEQVAQASRNYRVYYSAGPKDEDQDYIVDHSIAIYLLNPDGLFTDYYGRSRSAEQIVDSVRRHIAAFQSILP